DNA from Sorangium aterium:
GCCGAGCAGACGAACCTCCTCGCGCTGAACGCCGCGATCATCGCCGCCCAGGCCGGCGAGCACGGCAAGGGCTTCGCCGTCGTCGCCGACGAGATCAAGGACCTCGCCGAGCGCGCCGGCGGCAGCACGAAGGAGATCGCCGAGCTCATCAAGACCATCCAGTCCGAGTCGAAGAACGCGATCGCCGCCGTCGAGCGCGGCGCTCACAACGTCGACCGCGGCGTCGAGGTCTCGAACGAGGCCGAGCGGGCCCTCAAGAAGATCCTGGAGAGCTCGCAGAAGTCGACCAACATGGTGCGCGCCATCGCCCGCGCCACGGTCGAGCAGGCCAAGGGGTCGAAGCAGGTCACGGACGCGATCGGGCGCATCGCCGAGACGGTGCAGCAGATCGCCGCCGCCACGGCGGAGCAGGCGCGCGGCTCGGAGCTCATCATGAAGAGCGCCGAGAAGATGCGGACCATCACGCAGCACGTGGAGCGGTCGAGCCAGGAGCAGGCGCGCGGCGGGCGCCAGATCACGAGCGCGATCGAGCAGATCTCGAACATGGTCCACAGCCTCAACGCCTCGCACCGCAGCCAGACGCGCGGCGGCGAGCAGCTCGTCGAGGCCGGCAAGCGCATCGAGGAGGCGGCGCGGCAGCAGGACCAGGCGGTGCGCCAGCTCCTCAGCGCCTCCGAGCGGATGCGCCGTACGGCGGCGATTTGAGGCCGAGCCGCCCCCTCGCGCGCAGGCAGCATCGATGGCGTTGACGATCGTGGTGCTCGCGCCCGACGGGGCGGGGAAGGTGGACGGGGGCGGGCTCTCCCTGACGCTGGACGCGCCCCGCATCATCCTCGGCCGCGCGGAGAGCTGCGAGGTGCGCCTCCCCGACACCAGCGTGAGCCCCCGGCACGCGTCGATCCGGCAGCGGGGCGCCGCGTACCTGCTCCTCGACGAGGGCAGCGACAACGGCACGTTCCTCGGCAAGACGCGCATCGCCCCGCGCACGGCGATGCCCCTGAAGACCGGCGACCGCATCCGCATCGGGCGCGTGTGGCTCCTGCTCCGGATCGAGCCGGCGGTCGCGAAGGCCGCGCCGGCGGCGGCCGCCAAGGAGCTCGCCCTCGAGCTCGTCGCGCGCGGCCTCGCGGCGCAAGGGGAGGATCCGGCGCCGCGCGTGGTCGTTGTCGACGGCCCCGACAGCGGCCGCGCGTTGCGGATCGAGGAGGCGGCGCGGCCCTACATCCTCGGGCGCGCCAAGGACACCGATCTCGTCCTCGACGACCCGGACGTCTCGCGCCGTCATCTGGCCATTACCCGCAGGGGCGATCAATTCTCGGTTCAGGACCTCGGATCGCGCTCAGGCGCTTCGCTCGACGGCGCTCCAGTGCCTCAGTTCGATACGATCTGGCGTCCTGGACAGGTGCTCGCGATCTCGGGCGATCGGCTCGTCTTCGAGCACCCGGCCGCCGAGGCGCTCGCGGAGATCGAGCGCAGCCCGTGTGAGCCGCTCCGTCCAGATGCGGTGTTCGAGCCGCCTTCGCTCGAGGAGCCGAAGGCAGCGCATTCCACGCCGACGCCTCCGCCTGCCTCGGTGAGCACGAGTTCGCCGCTCGCGCAGCCCGTTGAAGCGGCTCCGGTGTCTCGCGCGGCGCAGGGAAGTGGATGGGGCTTCACAGAGGCGCTCATTGCCCTGCTCGCGCTTGGTGTGCTGGCGCTCAGCATTGCTGGTCTGTTGTGGCTGCTGGGGCGCTCTTAGTGTCTTGACGTCGCGCGCGCGCAGGGTTCGAAGAGCGCAGTCCCGGAGGGGTGCGCATGCGTGCGATCCGAATGAGAGCTGACGGCGAGGGCGAGGCCACCGAGGCGGAGCTTCAGGCGGAAGGGATCCAGTGCGGCGCGTTCGACCCGGGCGCAGCAGCGCTCGCCTTGCAGCGCGTGATCGCGGACCGCGGATGGACGGAGCACGAGGACGTCCGCCGCGACGGGAGCAAGCCGCGCGACGAGGCGGAGAGCGCGAGAGAGGCGGATGAGCACTGCCACCTCGGCGACGAGGTGCGGCTCTTCGTGGAGGGACACGGCTGTTACGACGTCCGTTGCATGAACGACGAGTGGCTGCGGATCTGGGTCGGCGCGGGCGATCTCATCGCCGTGCCGGCGCGGCGCTACCATCGCTTCATGGCGAGCAAGGCCGGCGCGATCCGTTACCTGCAGCCGTACGGCGGCCGTCACCTGCTCATGCAGCTCTACCGCGTGTCCGACGATCGGACGCGCGCGATGTGAAACCGAGGTACCCGATGGCGCATCCCTACCGTCTCGTCGCTTCCAGGGCCCGGATCCCCGTCCCTGGCGGCAAGCTGATCGAGGAGCTCTTCGGCCGCGTGAACACCGGCACGGACGGGTTCAGCCTGGCGCACATGGTGGCCCCGCCGGGCTGGAGCGAGCCGGCGCAGACGCCTTCGTTCGGCGAGCTGACGCTCGTGATCCGCGGCCGTGTGCGCGCCGAGATCGCGGGCGAGACGGTCGACGTCTCGGCCGGCCAGGCCCTCTGGACGGAGCCCGATCAGCGCGTCCGCTACAGCAATCCGTTCGACGAGGAGAGCGAGTACTTCGCGCTCTGCATACCGGCCTTCGCGCCGGACCTGGCGCGGCGCGACGCCGAGTGAGCTCCGCAGTGCGCGCGCGGCACCGGCGCGTGATCTGCGCGGCGCCGCCGCAGGATCCGCGCATCGCGGGTGCGCGGTGACGGCGCGCGCGCTGCGCAGATCCTGGATCCCTGCTGGGCGCCGAGCGCGTACTATGTCCCATGCTCTTCGATCCCGCGGAGTTCCGGAAGGTGCTGGGCCAGTTCGCGACCGGGGTCACCCTCGTGACCACGGTGCAGGACGGCACGCCGCACGCGATGACCGTGAACTCGTTCAGCGCCGTCTCGCTCGACCCGCCGCTCGTGCTGTTCTGCGCGGACAGGCGGTCGCGCACGAGCGCGGCCATCGCGGCGTCCGGGGTCTTCGCGGTGAACATCCTGCGGGAGCAGCAGCGGGAGATCTCGGATCTGTTCGCCGGCAAGGGCACGGACATCGATCGGCAGGCGGTGCTCACGGAGGCTCATGTGGCCGAGTCGGGCAGCCCGATCCTCAAGGACGTGCTGGCCTTCCTCGACTGCAAGGTGGAGCACGCGTACGACGGGGGTGATCACATCGTCTATGTCGGTCGCGTGCTCTCGTCGGGCCGGGGGGAGGCGGGCGCGCCGCTCCTGTACTACCGGGGCACGTACCAGGCCCTCGACGACGTCTGGCGATGGCGCGATCGCTATGCGGCGCGGGAGCAGGCGACCCCGTTCCACGAGCTCGTCGACTTCTTCGATCGCATGCAGGCGGAGGGCCCCTATGCGACGCTCGTCGACGAGCTCGTCACGCTCGTCGATCCGGGCGTCGAGGACCGGTGCCTCGACCTCGGCTGCGGCACGGGGCGCCTGACGCGCGAGATGGGTCGCCGCTGCCACGAGTCGATCGGGATCGACGCGACGGCGGCGATGGTGGAGCGCGCCGCGCAGCGGGCGAAGGCGCTCGGCCTGGACAACGTGACGTTCCGGGAGGCGCTGGCGACGCGGCTCCCGTTCCCCGACGCCTCGTTCGACGTGGTGACCGCGTCGAACCTGCTCCTGCACCTGCCCGAGCCGGGCCCGGTGCTGGCCGAGGCGGCGCGCGTCCTCCGCCCTGGCGGCCGCCTGGCGCTGCTCGAGCCCGCGGCCACGATGAGCCGCGCCACGATGGCCGGCTACCTGCGCGGCCACCGGTACAACCCGTCGACGGCCCACGCGATGCTGGCGTGGGCCGACGCGGCGGAGGTCACCTACCGTCACACCGAGGACAAGCTCAGCGGCGAGCTGGGAGGCGCAGGGCTCCATGTCGACCGCCGCGAGCGCCGGATGAACGGCCTCGCGTTGCTCTGGATCGCCAGCAAGGCCTGAGCGCGCCCCTCGAAGCGACCCGTCGCCACGCACCGGCGCTCGGTCTCGTCCGGCGCGCGAAGCCCCGCGCTAGGTGCTCACGACGCCCGCCGGAGCCCTGCCTCGTCGACGAGCCGGGGCACCCAGTCCTCCGCGCCGATGGACCGCATGTGGATGCCCGAGAGCCCGGGGATGTCGCGGAGCCCCCGGACGAGCTCCAGCGTGATCCGGTAGCTCTCCCCCTCCGCGTCACCGCTCTGGCGGACGCGCTCGATCAGGTGCTCGGGGACCAC
Protein-coding regions in this window:
- a CDS encoding FHA domain-containing protein, yielding MALTIVVLAPDGAGKVDGGGLSLTLDAPRIILGRAESCEVRLPDTSVSPRHASIRQRGAAYLLLDEGSDNGTFLGKTRIAPRTAMPLKTGDRIRIGRVWLLLRIEPAVAKAAPAAAAKELALELVARGLAAQGEDPAPRVVVVDGPDSGRALRIEEAARPYILGRAKDTDLVLDDPDVSRRHLAITRRGDQFSVQDLGSRSGASLDGAPVPQFDTIWRPGQVLAISGDRLVFEHPAAEALAEIERSPCEPLRPDAVFEPPSLEEPKAAHSTPTPPPASVSTSSPLAQPVEAAPVSRAAQGSGWGFTEALIALLALGVLALSIAGLLWLLGRS
- a CDS encoding 1,2-dihydroxy-3-keto-5-methylthiopentene dioxygenase → MRAIRMRADGEGEATEAELQAEGIQCGAFDPGAAALALQRVIADRGWTEHEDVRRDGSKPRDEAESAREADEHCHLGDEVRLFVEGHGCYDVRCMNDEWLRIWVGAGDLIAVPARRYHRFMASKAGAIRYLQPYGGRHLLMQLYRVSDDRTRAM
- a CDS encoding cupin domain-containing protein; translation: MAHPYRLVASRARIPVPGGKLIEELFGRVNTGTDGFSLAHMVAPPGWSEPAQTPSFGELTLVIRGRVRAEIAGETVDVSAGQALWTEPDQRVRYSNPFDEESEYFALCIPAFAPDLARRDAE
- a CDS encoding flavin reductase yields the protein MLFDPAEFRKVLGQFATGVTLVTTVQDGTPHAMTVNSFSAVSLDPPLVLFCADRRSRTSAAIAASGVFAVNILREQQREISDLFAGKGTDIDRQAVLTEAHVAESGSPILKDVLAFLDCKVEHAYDGGDHIVYVGRVLSSGRGEAGAPLLYYRGTYQALDDVWRWRDRYAAREQATPFHELVDFFDRMQAEGPYATLVDELVTLVDPGVEDRCLDLGCGTGRLTREMGRRCHESIGIDATAAMVERAAQRAKALGLDNVTFREALATRLPFPDASFDVVTASNLLLHLPEPGPVLAEAARVLRPGGRLALLEPAATMSRATMAGYLRGHRYNPSTAHAMLAWADAAEVTYRHTEDKLSGELGGAGLHVDRRERRMNGLALLWIASKA